The following coding sequences lie in one Kryptolebias marmoratus isolate JLee-2015 linkage group LG5, ASM164957v2, whole genome shotgun sequence genomic window:
- the clptm1l gene encoding cleft lip and palate transmembrane protein 1-like protein, translating into MFLKTSFTSLIVGVFVVYVLHTCWVMYGIVYTKPCDNPRGDKCITPFLAANPKLQLSIYTSLQSNAEGGHTLIHKEEDFDVDSKFERIVNVSLPKKTRNNGTLYALIFVHQAGVSPWQDPRQVHSVVQLTTYMVPKPPEISLISGEDQTQGQKQEEQKKKQRGGKPAAGTGAKGGAASSPDHPVSHWRSRLTLNIVGDHFLFDRDYLPSDVHRYLRVFQNGKKMVYLPLLFVDELSNRVKDLVEINSTSTELPLTISYDSISLGRLRFWIHMQDAVFSLQQFGFTEKDADEIKGIFVDTNLYFLALTFFVAAFHLLFDFLAFKNDISFWKQKKSMVGMSSKAVLWRCFSTIVIFLYLFDEQTSLLVLIPAGIGSIIEVWKVKKAFKIQVFWKGGKPTFLFGKLDESERRTEEYDTLAMKYLSYLLYPLCIGGAVYALIFLRYKSWYSWLINSLVNGVYAFGFLFMLPQLFVNYKLKSVAHLPWKAFMYKAFNTFIDDVFAFIITMPTSHRLACFRDDVVFLIYLYQRWLYPVDRTRVNEYGISYDEKPKGKPHKE; encoded by the exons ATGTTCCTGAAAACATCCTTCACCTCGCTGATCGTGGGAGTGTTTGTGGTGTACGTGCTCCACACCTGCTGGGTGATGTATGGGATCGTCTACACCAAACCCTGCGACAACCCCAGAGGAGACAAGTGCATCACACCTTTCCTGGCTGCAAACCCCAAACTGCAG TTGAGTATCTACACGTCACTACAGTCAAATGCAGAAGGAGGGCACACTTTGATTCATAAAGAGGAAGACTTTGACGTCGACAGCAAGTTTGAGAG GATAGTCAATGTCTCGCTCCCCAAGAAAACGCGCAACAATGGAACTTTGTACGCACTAATATTTGTCCATCAGGCCGGTGTCAGTCCTTGGCAGGATCCACGGCAGGTCCATTCAGTGGTCCAGCTCACCACCTACATGGTCCCGAAACCTCCGGAAATCTCTCTGATTTCTGGGGAAGATCAGACACAG ggtcagaaacaggaagagcagaagaagaagcagcgcGGCGGTAAGCCCGCGGCGGGAACCGGAGCCAAAGGCGGAGCCGCTTCTTCGCCCGATCACCCGGTGTCCCACTGGCGCTCACGTCTGACACTCAACATCGTCGgtgaccacttcctgtttgacagaGACTACCTCCCGAGTGACGTCCACAGATACCTCAgagt gttcCAGAATGGGAAAAAGATGGTGTATCTACCTCTGCTGTTTGTCGATGAACTCAGCAACAGAGTCAAAGACCTGGTG GAGATCAACAGCACCTCCACAGAGCTGCCTCTGACCATCTCCTACGACTCCATCTCTCTGGGGAGACTTAGGTTCTGGATCCACATGCAGGACgctgttttttctctgcagcagttCG GTTTCACTGAAAAGGATGCTGATGAGATTAAAGGGATCTTTGTGGACACCAACCTGTACTTTCTGGCTCTGACCTTCTTTGTTGCTGCTTTCCAT CTCCTCTTTGACTTCCTGGCTTTCAAAAACGACATCAGCTTctggaagcagaagaaaagcaTGGTGGGAATGTCCAGTAAAGCAG TGCTGTGGAGATGTTTCAGCACCATAGTGATTTTTCTCTATTTGTTCGACGAGCAGACAAGCCTCCTTGTGCTCATACCAGCTGGGATCGGCTCCATCATtgaa GTGTGGAAAGTGAAGAAGGCCTTTAAAATCCAGGTTTTCTGGAAAGGAGGCAAACCAACATTCCTG TTTGGAAAGTTAGATGAATCAgaaagaagaacagaagaatATGATACTCTG GCCATGAAGTACCTCTCATACCTCCTGTACCCACTGTGTATCGGAGGAGCAGTCTACGCTCTGATTTTCCTCCGATATAAAAG ctGGTACTCGTGGTTGATCAACAGCTTGGTGAACG GGGTGTATGCCTTTGGTTTCCTCTTCATGCTGCCTCAGCTGTTTGTCAACTACAag CTGAAGTCTGTGGCTCACCTGCCCTGGAAGGCCTTTATGTACAAG GCATTTAATACCTTTATTGATGATGTATTTGCCTTCATCATCACCATGCCAACATCTCACAGACTGGCCTGCTTCAGAGACGACGTGGTTTTTCTCATTTACCTTTACCAGAgatg GCTCTACCCAGTGGACAGAACTCGAGTCAATGAATATGGCATTTCGTATGATGAAAAACCTAAAGGGAAGCCTCACAAGGAGTAG